The genomic segment TGCCATCACTCGCTTGATGGGCTTTTCTTCGTATGCCGCTGCTTGCGGCGTTGCCTCGATCTGCGCCGCCAAACTGCAGGAGCTGACGCAGTGCGGCATCGCGAATTTCTCTCTGCCTCGGGAACTCGGCCGCACTTCCTCGAATTCGATGCACGAATCGCATCGTTTCCCGAGACTCTTCTTGAAAACCCCTTGCCCATTTTGTGCCATCATTCAAGACTTGGCACCCGGAACTGGCGCTCGGCTTCGCAGGCGGGCCGAAATCTCGAAAACTGGATTGAAGACCCTTTTCGATGCATGATTTGCCGCTGATTACGACGATTGCCGCCGCCTTTGCCAGCGCCTGGGTGCTGGGGCTTATTACACAATGGATGCGGCTCTCTCCGATCGTGGGCTATTTGCTGGCTGGCATTTTGATTGGTCCGTATTCACCCGGCTTTGTGGGGGATGTTGGGCTGGCTCATCAGCTCGCCGAAGTCGGTGTCATTCTGCTGATGTTTGGAGTCGGCCTGCATTTCCATTTGAAGGATCTGCTGGCGGTGAAAGCGGTCGCTCTGCCGGGGGCGATTGGTCAGGTCATCGTGGCAACCGTTGTCGGCGCGCTGGCCTTCACTGCGCTCGGTCTGCCGGTGAAAGAAGCCACGATTGTTGGCATTGCGCTGTCGGTGGCGAGCACTGTCGTGCTGATGCGGGTGTTGATGGATGCCAATGTCCTGCAGGCCCCGGAAGGGCATGTCGCGGTCGGCTGGCTGCTGGTGGAAGACCTGCTAACCGTGATTGTGCTGGTGGTGATTCCCGCCATCGGGCATCCAGTCGGGGCCGAACATCCGCCCTCTGACGTCCACCCGCTGATTCCCATTGGTATCGCGCTCCTCAAACTCGTGGTGCTGGTGGCCATTGTGATGGTGGCGGGAATGCGGGTCATCCCCTGGGCACTGGTGCAGGTGGCCCGGCTGCGGTCGCGCGAACTCTTCACGTTGACGGTGCTGGTGTTTTCGATCGCGGTGGCAGCGGGCGCGTACATGGCATTTGGAGCATCCATGGCGCTCGGTGCGTTTCTGGCCGGCATGATGGTGGCCCAGTCGCCGGTGAGCCATCAGGCGGCGGCCGATGCCCTACCGTTGCGGGACGCCTTCGCGGTGATCTTCTTTGTCTCGGTCGGGATGATTTTCAACCCGGCATTTCTCATCGAGCAACCGTTGCTGATTGTCACAGCGCTGCTGATCGTGCTCATCGTGAAACCCCTGGCAGCGCTCGCCATTGTCGCCCTCTGCGGGTGGTCGGTGAGAACAGCCCTAACCGTGGCCCTGGGACTCGCACAAGTCGGGGAATTCTCGTTCATCCTGTCCGATGTCGCTCGTGCCCATGGGCTGATGTCGCCTGCCGGGAACAGCGTCCTGGTCGCCGCGGCCATGATTTCCATCACGCTCAATCCGCTCCTGTTCCGGATGCTGCCGAACATCGAACGCTGGCTCCGCAATCAGCCGGCGATTTGGAAACTCCTCAATGCGCGGAACGACCGCCGGATTCGCCGTACGAACAAAGTCGTTGCAGAACATGTGACGCAAGCGGAAGCCGCAGCGGAACGACTGGCGGTCGTGATTGGCTACGGTCCGGTCGGACGGTCAGTGAACCAGTTGCTACGCGACGCCGGCATGCGGACCGTCATCATCGACATGAACATGGATGCCGTGGCCGAGGCCAACCGGCAAGGCCAGCCGGCCATCTATGGCGACGGCTCACGCGAGGCGGTTCTCGAACAGGCTGGACTCGAGAAAGCGACGCATCTGGTCGTGACCCTGCCGCAATCGTCCGGTACCGGCGCCATCATTGCCGCCGCCAGAAATCTGAATCCCAAACTGCGAATCCTCGTTCGCGCCCGCTACCTGCGAGAACGTAAAAATCTCGAAGCCGCCGGTGCGACGGGTGCGGTGTTTGAAGAAGGCGAAGCCGCGGTCGCGCTTGCCCGGCTGGTGTTGTCGGACTTCGGCGCGAGCAAAGACGTCGTCGAAAAAACGGTTCGCGATCTGCGGCTGCGACTGCTCTTGGAAAACGTCTCCAACCTCAGCGGACAACGGGTGCATCACTTGATGGTCCCCTGGGCTAAGGTCAAACGGCTGTCGACGGCCGCGACTCTCGATCAGGTCCGGCAGCAGGTGGCGAAAGAGCATTTTTCCCGCTTGCCGGTCGTCGACGCCCAGACCGGACACCCCGTCGGCTACCTGTTGGCAAAAGACCTCGTCGGGGAAACGAATGACGGGTCTGACTGGACGCGGCTCATGCGGCCGCTGCAAAAAGTGGCGCTCGACGTCGATGTGGAATCCCTGCTCACGCGTCTGCAACGGGAAGCGGCCACGATCTGCCTGGTCGAAAGTCTGGGCCGACCTGTCGGGCTGATCACGATTGAAGACATTCTCGAACAGGTGGTCGGACGGATCGAGGACGAGTACCCGCGGCATCCTGAAATTTCCGTGGGAGAATCGCTGCAGGCCGGGGGCGTCAAACTGGAGCTGTATGCGGAAACCCCGGAGG from the Planctomicrobium piriforme genome contains:
- a CDS encoding cation:proton antiporter domain-containing protein, whose translation is MHDLPLITTIAAAFASAWVLGLITQWMRLSPIVGYLLAGILIGPYSPGFVGDVGLAHQLAEVGVILLMFGVGLHFHLKDLLAVKAVALPGAIGQVIVATVVGALAFTALGLPVKEATIVGIALSVASTVVLMRVLMDANVLQAPEGHVAVGWLLVEDLLTVIVLVVIPAIGHPVGAEHPPSDVHPLIPIGIALLKLVVLVAIVMVAGMRVIPWALVQVARLRSRELFTLTVLVFSIAVAAGAYMAFGASMALGAFLAGMMVAQSPVSHQAAADALPLRDAFAVIFFVSVGMIFNPAFLIEQPLLIVTALLIVLIVKPLAALAIVALCGWSVRTALTVALGLAQVGEFSFILSDVARAHGLMSPAGNSVLVAAAMISITLNPLLFRMLPNIERWLRNQPAIWKLLNARNDRRIRRTNKVVAEHVTQAEAAAERLAVVIGYGPVGRSVNQLLRDAGMRTVIIDMNMDAVAEANRQGQPAIYGDGSREAVLEQAGLEKATHLVVTLPQSSGTGAIIAAARNLNPKLRILVRARYLRERKNLEAAGATGAVFEEGEAAVALARLVLSDFGASKDVVEKTVRDLRLRLLLENVSNLSGQRVHHLMVPWAKVKRLSTAATLDQVRQQVAKEHFSRLPVVDAQTGHPVGYLLAKDLVGETNDGSDWTRLMRPLQKVALDVDVESLLTRLQREAATICLVESLGRPVGLITIEDILEQVVGRIEDEYPRHPEISVGESLQAGGVKLELYAETPEAAITELSALIPASTLPPGARIAELALERERELSTDVGMGVAIPHARCPGLGKPVVVFGRSQHGIIFNAHSSEPVRFVFLLVTPAEHPEMQVIMLGKIAGLVGSPEIRQQLFEAATAIEVYDILGR